The genomic interval CTGCCGCCAGGCGCAGCTCCCGGGAAAACTCATCCGGTGATCGTCGCAGAGCGGAAAACACCTCGTCCGGCAGGTCGAGTACGATTCGCGCCATGTATCTCCCTGGTTCATTCTACTCAATGCCGACGGAGGCCGCACACCAGGCAACTCTTGCAACCCTATCTAAGCCGCGTGAATGGGATTCTATCGAAAACGACGGCGCCTTTCCGTGTGGCTAGAGGTTGGAATAGGGACCCGTCTCGTGGCGCGGAGTAACAACCCGGCGAGTACTACCCCTATCAGAAACTCCAGTTTGATCAGGGTCCAAATTCGGAGCCACATTCGGCCTGATGAAGTTCAGCGAAGCGATCGAGCCGGTCACGACGTTGAAGATCAAGAGTGCTGAGCTAATCCGGCGAGCGAGAGAGTCTGGCCAGCCGATCGTGATCACCCAGAACGGCAAGGCAACCGCGGTGCTGCTGGATGTGGAGAGCTTCGAGCGGCAACGCGAGGCCCTTCTCTTGCTGCGCTACCTGGCGGTCGGTGAGGACGAGGTAAGCCGCGGCAGGGGCGTGCGCGACAAGGATGCGCGTCGTCACTTCGAGAAGAAGCTGAAACAGCTCTGGAGTGAATGAGGTTTACCAGGTTGTTTGGAGC from Vicinamibacteria bacterium carries:
- a CDS encoding type II toxin-antitoxin system Phd/YefM family antitoxin; the encoded protein is MKFSEAIEPVTTLKIKSAELIRRARESGQPIVITQNGKATAVLLDVESFERQREALLLLRYLAVGEDEVSRGRGVRDKDARRHFEKKLKQLWSE